AGCCCCCGTATAGTGTTTTACCGTCTTTATGAATAATATGCTCTGTATCGATAGCGAAATCAGGATTATCCTTTGATCTTTTCATGCAGGCCGAATCGTTTTTGTCAAAGGTGCGCCATGCGCCTTGTTCAGTCAATTTGGGATACTTTTTTATCTCGATGCGCCAGCCCTGGTCGTCTGTTAAATGCAGATGCAGTTTATTCATCTTGTAAAGTGCCATGATGTCAATAAACTTTTTGAGATAGCTCATAGAAAAAAAGTGCCGCGAAACATCCAGGTGCATACCCCTCCACGAATAGGCTGCATAGTCGGTAATGCTTAAAGCTGGCAGTATTACACTCTTGGTTTTTTTACCACTTTTATTCTCAATTTCAGCAGGAAGAAGCTGCCTTATTGTTTCTATTGCCCTGTATATGCCGACACTTTCTTTTGCAGAAATAGTTATCATTTTTCCGGTTATCGTAAGCGTATACCCTTCGGGGCCTTCGAGTGTTGGGTTGTACTTTATTTCTATGGCGTTGGCGTTTGTCTTGTTACTCGTTTTCTTAAGCGGTGTACCAAAAGCTTTTATAAAGAGGTTATTTAGTTGATTGACCTCACTAGCGAATCTATCGTGGTCGCCCCGAATAATTGTGGTAGCCGGGGTTGCCCTGAACGCGCCGGTTCCAGGAATAAGTGATTGAGGATAGGGGATGAGGTCGTATTTTGCCCCAACTGATTGTGCGTGTGTTATTTCAGACGCCCCGAAAATTGTACACAGGATCAAAAGAATGATGGTATTTATGGTGTTTTTCATCAAGAATGTTCTTACGTTAAATATTGCCTGGCTGTTTATGATAAATTAGTTTGTGTCAATAGGCACCAGGCGTTGTTCGGTATTCCAGCCGTTTATGGCTATTGCCGATTTGTTTTTTCCGTTGATGCTTTTGCAATCTACAATTATCGTTTTCTTCTCACCAGGTAATATGGTTACATAATTATCGCTGTAAAATACAGGCAACAGCCGCGACCCGGCTCCGGCATCTACCAGCGATATCCTGTTAAAAAATGCAGACGTGTTATTCTTTCCATTTTCAAGAGTTACTTCCACCAAACCCGGATGTATTGAACGGGCTTTAGCAAGCAGATTGCTTTGCTTCATTTTTTGCAAACCCGAATAATTTCCTGTATGATCGGCTATCCAATACAGGTTTTCTGTGATCGGCTTTTTTTCTTCATCAAGGAGTTGTAGTGAAAGGAATACCCCTTCTTTGGCCGCTATCTTGTCAATTTCGCTCTTAATTGAAAAATATCTTTTACTCGTAGTTGGACCGATGTCTGCAAACACTTGTGTCAACAGGTTTTCCCTGCCGGCCATATCATAAGTTTTCACCACCAGCATCATACTTCGCCTTGCTTTAAAAGTATTATTAACGGCCATTACCATACCGTTTACAGGGTTATACATGATGTGTAATGGCTCGCTCCCGTTATGCAGCCCGTATAAGCAGGCATTAGGGTCTAAGTAATAATCATACATTTGCCCGCGCATGGCCGTCCATGGGTTCTGTGTTTTCCAGATAATGAAACCCGTGTACCAATCCCACATGTGAGAGCTGAACCCTTCAGCCAGGCCCCGGTATTGGTCGTAGTTGACCAATTGTGCCTTGAACGCGAAATCTTCGGCATTCTTTGCTTTTCCATATTTACTTATGCTGGTATCGTAGCCAATGTATTTATGATAATCCCAAACCGAATCGGTCGTCGTTTTCCGGGTAACCTCATCATACACCGGTGAGATAAGGTTGTTTGCAGGAATAAATCTTTTAAGCGATTCATAATCGCTTAATCCAACCGATCCCACTTCAGAGTTGAAAGGGAAGGTTCGATGCTCCCAAAAAATAGATAAAGGCTGAATACCATAGGGCCCGTCTCCATTTCCACCTAAAGTATTATGAGACATGCTGTCGGAATTGGAATAATCTACAAACCAGCGGGTATTATCCAACCGGGGTAAAATCGTATCCCGTAAAGCGGTCAGAATATCCTCGGGAGGTGTTATTTCGTTGCCTCCGCACCATATTGCCAGCGAAGCGTGGTTGCGTACCATTTTAATCTGATCTTCTGCTGACTGAAGAAATAATTTATGGTCATCAGGGTATTTTCTCCTGGCCCATTGATCGTCCAACTTCATCGGGTCCTGCCAGCGCCCGTTGCAATCGCCGGAGCCCCAAAGATCCTGGAAAACCAGTATACCGTATTTATCGCAGGCATCATAAAACTCCGGACGTTCAATCATTGCACCACCCCACACCCTAATCAGGTTCAGATTCATGTCCCTGTGAAAACGTACTTCTGCATCGTATCGTTTGTCTGACAGACGCAACATTTCGTCAGATATGATCCAGTTACCGCCTTTTATAAAAATTTTCTGACCGTTTACTTCTATTTGCCGGCTCCCGGTATGTTCGTTAAATTCAGAACTTAATTGTCGTACCCCGATCTTAAGGACACGCCGATCAGATACTTTTTGGCCATTTGTTACAAGGCTTACTTTTATATCATACAGGTCCTGCGGGCCATAGCCATTAGGCCACCAAAGTTTTGGATTTTGTAACTTATAATCATCAAAGCTTACAGATTGGGAAGACATCGGCTTTAAGGAAACCCTTTTAGAAATGATCTTGCCGTCAAGTTCGTACTTCAATACACCGGTTACAGCGACGGCCGATGCATTGTTAAGCTCTGTTGAAACTTGAATTATGGCAGGTTTTTGCGGGCCTTGCGGAAGCCTTATACCAGGCACTAAGGTGATGATATGTGTATCTGTAATGCGAACAGGTCCTGTTTTTTCGATAGTAACCTTATCCCATATACCAGTGTTACGGTCCCTTACCGGCTGAATCCAGTCCCACCCGGCAGTGTATTGCAAGCCAACGTTCCTGGCGATAGTGCCGTCGCCTCCCTGCCCGCCATTCGGGTTGCCTGCTACATCCGGAGGGTAAACCAAAACAGCAAGGCGATTGCTGCCGGTTTTTCCCAAATAAGACGTGATATTATAATTAAACCTTAAAAACATGCCCTTTTGTGCCGTTTTATTGAGCTTATGGCCATTCAGGTAAATGTTGCATGAATAATTTACCCCCCTGAAGTTCAAGTACACCTGTTCGCCTCTCTGAACAGGCGCTTCTCTGAAATCTTTAACAAACCAGTATGTATAATATTCGCGTCCTGTTTTATATATATCTTGTATTTGCTGATTATTCATTCCGAAAAATGGATCGGGAACTTTTTGATTATACAGAAGCGTCGTTAGGACAGTTCCGGGTACGACAGCGGGCATCCAGGCGGCTATACTGAATTTTGTATTTGAAAGCTCGTAACCTGTATTTTTTAAATTGCCTGCCGGTGCGCATTTCCACCCGCTGTTTAGCTCATAACTGGTTTGGGCATAGCCGGTGGACAGCGATAGTGTAAACAAAAGATTGACAAGAATTAATTTTGACTTTTTAAGTTTCATAAATATTTGTTGTGGCATTATCTGTAAGGTGCGGATTAGTGGTTTTAGAATAGATGGGGTGAAATATCGGTATATCATTTAATAATCAGGCAGGTAGAAAATATAAAACATTGTACTTAGTGTATTTAAAACACCAGCAATAAATTCAAAAAATGACTTTTTAAGGTAATGATTTTGCTTAATTCCTGGCAAAAAAATGTTTAAATTGTTTTTAGTCTACATATAATAGGTTCTGGGGTGAAAAATAAGCCATAGTGAATCAGTTTTATGTTCTGATTGGACAATTTTTGGGGCCAATTTGCCTACACGGGCGATAAATAATCTTCAATAAATGTTTTATTAACATTATTTTTTATAAAGTTGGAAATATATCTTAAATTTTGTTGCAAAGTTGTTACATTGCATCGCAATTAGATTGCATAGCAAAGATTGTTTGGGGCATGTAAATTGGTTGTTTCTTGAAAATTGATAAAACAAATACTTTAAGCCTGTGGAAAAAGGTGTGTTTTGAGAACGATCTCAAGGCGTTTGAGTTATTGTTTCATATGCTCAATACACGGCTTATCAAATTCTGCGTGTTTTATATCGGGCAGAAAGAAACAGCAGAAGAAATTGTATCCGATATTTTCGTAAAATGCTGGAATAACCGAAAAGAGCTGATTAATATCGATAACCCTGAAACTTATCTATTCGTTGCGGTAAAAAATCAGTCTTTTAATTACCTTAAAAAATTCTCGAATATTCACCTCGTCCAAATAGAATCGTCGGACAGGGTTGAATTTGTAAATACTTTCGACCCTGAAAAAGAGATGGAACGAAAAGAGCTTCATTTTCAGCTCGACCAGGCGATCGCGTCACTGCCGCAACAAGCCTGCATCGTTTTCAGGCTTATCAAAGAAGACGGCATGAAATATAAAGAGGTAGCCGAAATTTTGAATATTTCGCCGCGTACTGTTCAAACACAACTTTTCAGGGCTATCAAAAAGTTAAGTGTAATTCTTGCGGCTCACCAATCAACGTCAAGGTCTACAATTGAACCCACTGCGAATGTGCCTTTTATCGGGTTGACGTCCTGATAACTTACCCCGCAATCGGCAAAAAAAATATTTTTTTAAAACCTGTAGGCAATTTGCAATAAAATTTTGTCCTAGCTCAAAACAGGCATTCCATTTAATGGTAAACGACAGATTTATTGAGTTACTCAGTAAAAGACTTTCAGACGAGATCGGCGAAAGTGAATTGGCAGAATTGAATAAGATTCTGGCTGAGGATGAGGAATGCAGGCAACAGTACAATTTCTTCAAAGGATATTGGATACAGGACCAGGAAAAATATTCTAACGATGAACTGATATTTCAGCGGGTCAAAAGCCGTATTGATATAGAAGAAATTCAGGATGATCCTGAACAAGAGACAGGCCGTGTGAAAAGAATGCCTATCATATGGCGCAGTATCGCCGCAATATTATTGTTGGGTCTTTGCGTTTTTTTGTATCATTATTATTCCGCTTACTCTTATAAAAGCACTTTAGCACCAACCATAACAGTTACTAAAACGCCAAGCCGTTCTAAGTCGAAAATTTATTTGACAGACGGGTCGGTAGTTACGTTGAACTCGGAAACAGTATTAAAGTATCCTTCTGCTTTTACAGGTCCAACCCGCGAAGTGTATTTAAGCGGCGAGGCTTTTTTCGACGTAGCTAAAGATCATAC
Above is a window of Mucilaginibacter ginsenosidivorans DNA encoding:
- a CDS encoding RNA polymerase sigma-70 factor produces the protein MKIDKTNTLSLWKKVCFENDLKAFELLFHMLNTRLIKFCVFYIGQKETAEEIVSDIFVKCWNNRKELINIDNPETYLFVAVKNQSFNYLKKFSNIHLVQIESSDRVEFVNTFDPEKEMERKELHFQLDQAIASLPQQACIVFRLIKEDGMKYKEVAEILNISPRTVQTQLFRAIKKLSVILAAHQSTSRSTIEPTANVPFIGLTS
- a CDS encoding glycoside hydrolase family 2 protein; its protein translation is MKLKKSKLILVNLLFTLSLSTGYAQTSYELNSGWKCAPAGNLKNTGYELSNTKFSIAAWMPAVVPGTVLTTLLYNQKVPDPFFGMNNQQIQDIYKTGREYYTYWFVKDFREAPVQRGEQVYLNFRGVNYSCNIYLNGHKLNKTAQKGMFLRFNYNITSYLGKTGSNRLAVLVYPPDVAGNPNGGQGGDGTIARNVGLQYTAGWDWIQPVRDRNTGIWDKVTIEKTGPVRITDTHIITLVPGIRLPQGPQKPAIIQVSTELNNASAVAVTGVLKYELDGKIISKRVSLKPMSSQSVSFDDYKLQNPKLWWPNGYGPQDLYDIKVSLVTNGQKVSDRRVLKIGVRQLSSEFNEHTGSRQIEVNGQKIFIKGGNWIISDEMLRLSDKRYDAEVRFHRDMNLNLIRVWGGAMIERPEFYDACDKYGILVFQDLWGSGDCNGRWQDPMKLDDQWARRKYPDDHKLFLQSAEDQIKMVRNHASLAIWCGGNEITPPEDILTALRDTILPRLDNTRWFVDYSNSDSMSHNTLGGNGDGPYGIQPLSIFWEHRTFPFNSEVGSVGLSDYESLKRFIPANNLISPVYDEVTRKTTTDSVWDYHKYIGYDTSISKYGKAKNAEDFAFKAQLVNYDQYRGLAEGFSSHMWDWYTGFIIWKTQNPWTAMRGQMYDYYLDPNACLYGLHNGSEPLHIMYNPVNGMVMAVNNTFKARRSMMLVVKTYDMAGRENLLTQVFADIGPTTSKRYFSIKSEIDKIAAKEGVFLSLQLLDEEKKPITENLYWIADHTGNYSGLQKMKQSNLLAKARSIHPGLVEVTLENGKNNTSAFFNRISLVDAGAGSRLLPVFYSDNYVTILPGEKKTIIVDCKSINGKNKSAIAINGWNTEQRLVPIDTN
- a CDS encoding FecR family protein, with amino-acid sequence MVNDRFIELLSKRLSDEIGESELAELNKILAEDEECRQQYNFFKGYWIQDQEKYSNDELIFQRVKSRIDIEEIQDDPEQETGRVKRMPIIWRSIAAILLLGLCVFLYHYYSAYSYKSTLAPTITVTKTPSRSKSKIYLTDGSVVTLNSETVLKYPSAFTGPTREVYLSGEAFFDVAKDHTHPFIVHAGKMNIKVLGTAFNVKSYSNDKNIETTLIRGAIEVTLSDRPSDRIILKPNEKLILNNTTFQKEGTKRLTALPEEVNTNYSLTRLTHLKSNDTTIVETSWVNNELVFKDEAFGDLANQMERWYGIKFKFKNDDTRDYHFTGVFVKENVFEALNALKLIESFNYKYKNETVYIY